Below is a genomic region from Candidatus Neomarinimicrobiota bacterium.
CCAGGCCAAAATGGTCTACAACACCTTTTCCGGCCTCATTCACCTGCCAACCTTCTTCGGCACAATGGGCGGCGCACTCCTGCTGGAAGGCCTGCGCCGGTGGTTCAACAGCCGTCGCGTTGACCAGCCCAGAGAACAGCTGATTCTCCTTATACCCATGGGCATCGGCATCTTCCTCGGCTGGCCCCTGAGCTTCGTCATCGCCCTGGGCGGCATCATCCGCGCCTGGGTGCACCGTTCCCATCCCGACTGGGTCCGCGCCGGCGTGGTACTGGCCGC
It encodes:
- a CDS encoding OPT/YSL family transporter — its product is QAKMVYNTFSGLIHLPTFFGTMGGALLLEGLRRWFNSRRVDQPREQLILLIPMGIGIFLGWPLSFVIALGGIIRAWVHRSHPDWVRAGVVLAAGIMGGEGIVGFLTATLVTTPINLTVFRLAGAGALLLATVIILVRKISKTTPPSG